The genomic stretch AACGAAAGAAATCTTAATAAATACAAAATCAGAAGTGGAGGAAGAAGAGATCCGAgtagaaaaattgaaaatttaatttcttagAGAGACAATAGTAGTTCTTCATCAGAAGAGGTTGATTATCTGAATATTTGCCGCTATCGAAGTTTCTATTTGGACATAATTATTCTTTCATCACGATATTAAACAGAGGGTCACGGTGTTAATTTTTATCTTTAATAATGGGCTTCAACATTTTACATTTAACAAGAAGACAATCAGGCCTTCTATTTTGGAAATATTAATGAGATCAGTATCTGGGCTATTATTTTGCTCATTATTTGGATATGGTATATATATGGGCCTTCAACCAATCGAATTCAGAACTTACTTTCACTCGGAATTTAGACATTAAGATTTTTATGCGCGATTAAATGCACTGGTCATGGTATAAGAATATAACTAAATGCATATTTTCAGCTAGCAATAGATGCATCTCTTGTTAAAGTTGACACTGGAAAACATCATATTCGACGTATACATTTGTTATACTCCTATTAACAATTGTAATGTCTAACTAAAGTGTCTAATCTTGATTTTACGATGATATTGATGTATTTTAGCATTGAAATGATTTATAATGAGAACATGTTTAtcactattttttttgtatattttctaCGTTATTATTGCGTTAATTTGTCAATAATACGAATTCTAGCAACTTAGAGAGTAATTGTAGTATGTAGCAACTCATAGTATAATTGCACTAAATTATCTAGAAGTGGTGGTAGTGTGAACGTGTAAATATATTAAGAGGGATTAATTAGTGTTCAAATTCTTGCATATACCAAgtcaaataaaattaagatgGAATCTACTATGAAGATGAGATGATGCATATTGTTTCGCATTTTCCGTGTCGTTTCGTTTCGTTATTCAATTAATCAATTCTATTTTTTCCACCTTCCATTTTCTCATCATTCATAACAAGTCAAAAGTCTAACACCACTGTCAACTgctccctccctccctctccctctccctctccctcattcATCAATCTtcactagagagagagagtgctGCTCCAAAAATCTCCACAAATGGGTATTCAAATCAGCCGAATCAACCGAGGCCGCAGCGATTCCCTCCGCCCGCAGCCACACCCGCCGCCGCCTCGAACCATCTCAGACCCCACCCCGaatgcttccactacctccTCAGCAGCCCCCGACCTTACCTTCTACGAAGCCGCCTGCCTCTCCGATCCACAACTCCGGAGCTTCGACTCCTCCGTCCAGCTCCGCACCACCCGCGCCATCAACTCCATCGCCCTTGCCCTCGACTCCCGCGCCGTCTCCCTCGATTCCCTCAGCCAGGTCACCGAATGCCTCCTCGAGACCAACCAGGAAGTCGTCAAAATCATCCTCCACAACAAGCGCGACGTCTGGAACAATCCCGAACTGTCCGATCTCGTCGACGATTACTTCGAAAACAGCCTCCTAACCCTAGATTTCTGCACCGCGCTCGACGCCTGCCTCAAGCGCGCCGGCCACATCGAGTCGATCGTCAATGTAGCCCTGAGGAAGTTCCAGGAGGAGCACTACGGCGCCGCCGAGGAGAGGAATTACGCCAGAACTCTCGAGGAATTGAGCAATTTCAGAGCGGCGGGCGATCCATTCACGGAGGAGATTTTTAGGGCTTTCAATTCGATCCACTCGCGGCAGTCTCAGATGCTCGAGAGATTGCACGCGAAGAAGCGGAAGCTCGATCGTAAGCTGAAGCGGCTCAAGGCGTGGAGACGAGTCTCGAACGTGATATTCGTAGCAGCTTTTGCCTCGGTGCTGATATGTTCTGTGGTGGCCGCCGCCGTGTCTGCTCCGCCGGTGGTGACGGCTCTAGCAGCTGCAGCCGCCGTGCCCCTGGGCTCGATGGGGAAATGGCTGAACTCACTGTGGAAGAACTACGAGAGGGATTTGAGGGGACAGACAGAGATACTCACCTCAATGCAGATAGGGAGCTACATAGCGTTGAATGATTTGGATAGTATAAAGAGGCTGGTGGAGAAGTTTCAGATAGTGATCGAGTCGTTGCTGGCGAATGCTGAGTTTGCAATGAGAGGGGACgaggcggtggtggtggcggtggatgAGATCAGGCAGCAGGTGGATAGCTTCATCAAGACTATACAGGAGCTCCGAGACAGAGCCAACAAGTGCACGCAAGAGACGAGGATGGCCCGGACTTTGATACTGCGGAAGATCATGAATCATCCCTCGGGCTCCAATCAAGATATTGATATGTTTTCATGACTGAAGTAGAGAGGAATCAGCAGTCTATGAGCTAGCTAATTATGTGCATTGTGAAATATACATGTCCTGATAAATAAGGGCTGGGCATAGATACCTATATATTGGCCTTATTCTTGTAAGGCATAGAGTTGTCACACATGTTACTAGGAAGATGACTGGATACTACATAGTATATACTgtactatattttaaattatttcattGAATAATATGACTTGGTTTTGCATAATGATTGGGCAAAGAGCAGTCGTTTGAATTCCTCAAGATCAACTGAGCTATGTAGTGTTGGAAAGTTGCAAACAAGAGAGTGGCATTTGGCAGCAAGCATGATGAGATTGTTGGAAAGTTGATCAACAAGAGAGATGGTGATCTATCTCTCTAGTCAAGTTTTCTTTGAAGTTTGCTCAAATTGTGTTAAAGCGAGTATCATTGATTTATTATCAAAGCATCTTCCAATATGAGAATTGGTCTTTGTAGTCTCTGCTTGAGCTAAGTGTGTATCTATGATATAGGAAATAGAAGATGAAATACAGTTGGTTGTTATAGATTGCATTGCTTCTGATCACTTCTCAAAAGACTAATTTAGGAAATGGAAAAGGCAGTAACTACTTATGATAAGAGTGAAAGAGGAAAGCTAGAATCTTTTTAGATGAGAAAT from Salvia splendens isolate huo1 chromosome 15, SspV2, whole genome shotgun sequence encodes the following:
- the LOC121769218 gene encoding UPF0496 protein 1-like, translating into MGIQISRINRGRSDSLRPQPHPPPPRTISDPTPNASTTSSAAPDLTFYEAACLSDPQLRSFDSSVQLRTTRAINSIALALDSRAVSLDSLSQVTECLLETNQEVVKIILHNKRDVWNNPELSDLVDDYFENSLLTLDFCTALDACLKRAGHIESIVNVALRKFQEEHYGAAEERNYARTLEELSNFRAAGDPFTEEIFRAFNSIHSRQSQMLERLHAKKRKLDRKLKRLKAWRRVSNVIFVAAFASVLICSVVAAAVSAPPVVTALAAAAAVPLGSMGKWLNSLWKNYERDLRGQTEILTSMQIGSYIALNDLDSIKRLVEKFQIVIESLLANAEFAMRGDEAVVVAVDEIRQQVDSFIKTIQELRDRANKCTQETRMARTLILRKIMNHPSGSNQDIDMFS